One Microcebus murinus isolate Inina chromosome 22, M.murinus_Inina_mat1.0, whole genome shotgun sequence DNA segment encodes these proteins:
- the TMEM119 gene encoding transmembrane protein 119, which yields MVSAAAPSVLLALLLLLRPVPAAAARSAPLQAAFLEEVAGSGEAEGPSASSPSLPPPWSPALRPTTLGPQPTLRAGPSPPTNLLDGIVDFFRQYVMLIAVVGSLAFLLMFIVCAALVTRQRHKASAYYPSSFPKKKYVDQSDRAGGPRAFSEVPDRAPAGRPEEALDSSQQLQADILAATQNLKSPARAAPGGGDGARVAEGGQGADRDAPGERGGPAQEPERLQEPCSGGAEEAQAAGEGQGGPEGSLSVAQEAQGPAGPPESPCACGSVPPSV from the coding sequence ATGGTCTCCGCGGCAGCCCCCAGCGtcctcctggctctgctgctgctcctgcgGCCTGTGCCCGCGGCAGCCGCCCGCTCCGCGCCCCTGCAGGccgccttcctggaggaggtggcaggcagCGGGGAGGCCGAGGGCCCGTCGGCCTCCTCGCCCAGCCTCCCGCCACCTTGGAGCCCGGCCCTCCGCCCCACGACTCTGGGCCCCCAGCCCACGCTGCGGGCGGGCCCCTCGCCCCCCACCAACCTCCTGGACGGGATCGTGGACTTCTTCCGCCAGTACGTCATGCTCATCGCCGTGGTGGGCTCGCTGGCCTTCCTGCTGATGTTCATCGTCTGCGCCGCACTCGTCACCCGCCAGAGGCACAAGGCCTCGGCCTATTACCCGTCCTCCTTCCCCAAGAAGAAGTACGTGGACCAGAGTGACCGGGCCGGGGGCCCCCGGGCCTTCAGCGAGGTCCCCGACAGGGCCCCCGCCGGCCGGCCCGAGGAGGCCCTGGACTCCTCCCAGCAGCTCCAGGCCGACATCCTGGCCGCCACCCAGAACCTCAAGTCTCCGGCCAGGGCGGCCCCCGGCGGTGGGGACGGAGCTAGGGTGGCGGAGGGCGGCCAAGGGGCGGACCGGGACGCCCCGGGGGAGCGAGGGGGCCCAGCGCAGGAGCCAGAGAGGCTGCAGGAGCCGTGCTCAGGGGGCGCCGAGGAGGCCCAGGCAGCTGGCGAGGGCCAAGGGGGGCCGGAAGGGTCCCTCTCGGTAGCCCAGGAAGCCCAGGGACCAGCGGGGCCCCCCGAAAGCCCCTGCGCCTGCGGCAGCGTGCCCCCCAGTGTCTAA